The genomic interval ATCTTCATGAACGTGTCCTGCTCCCCTGTGCTGACGTGGAAGGACTGTTCTGTCTCTTAATGGCTGGGTTCTCACCTTGACCGCTGCCGGattggcttttcttttccagaagtgGTTGTGTCTCGGTAATTCGGGGCTCTTCAGCTGGGAGGACTCTGGCTCCCAGCAGATGTGGAAGCTAGCTAGATGTCCCAGCTGCTGTTGATCCTATTTTCTGGCTGGTCACTGAGGAGGTGCTGAAGAACTCTGTGTTTTGGCCCTGCCAGTCAGTAAGACAGCGTTTTGCAGCAAGGACATGAGTTAGGATGACCCTTCTTTTaacagggaagaagaaacatgCAGTGTTCTGTGGCTCTTGTCATGAGATGCTGGTTGGCAAGGCTACAGTTGAAAGATTTGGGAACCTTAGCTTGCCAGGAAGGCCTGGTTATGTCCTGTCTGTACGAGaccaaaaggcaacagaaaagtGCCTGAATTCCTGAGGGTCATACCCTTTTGAGGTGGAGTTTCACAGAGGAAGCAGCGAAACGGGTGCTGATCTCTGATAACCTCACGTTGTGCTCTTGGTTTGGGTTTCTGGCCAGCAGACGAGAGCAGGGCTGTCCCCAGCGCCTCAGGAGCAATTCCCGTGTGCTTGGGCTCATCCACGAGCATCGCTCCGTGCCTGCGGAGGCAtgggagagctgggctgggcagccAGCTCTGCGTCGCTGACACTGGAGTGTGTGTAGGGGAGAGTCACAGACCTTGTTAGCAATACTTGAATCGTGTTATTAAAAGCTGCTGGATATTTTTGCACAATTcgtagattattttttttgtctatgTAGAACGTTTTATATTTGGCGCAGGTAGCGTTATGCATGTTAGCACCAGGGTAGAGGCTTGCAGCATTTTGTGTCGAGCTGCCTGGTTAGGTTTCCGTGGGTCAGACGCATGTATTTCAACCtcaggcagaggcagcacatTTCTGGGGGCAGCCTGTCCCCACTGAATTCACCAGCGTCGTGCTTCGCACACTGTGAATGACCGCGCCAGCCCATGCACAGCTTCGAGGCACGCCGGGCGATGGCAGAGGCACAAGGTTCCCCCGGCCTTACGTTTCTGGCTGGCTGCACAGAGATCTCGGTGCTTCTTTGCTGTGCCCACCAGCTCCACCTTCCCCTCTGCAAAGAGCCAAGGTGAGAGCACGGGCGACGGCTGCTGAACTTCTACCGGATCCCGGCAGATGGCCCTCACCACCCGGGGAGGCTCCCGGTGATGCTCTGCCAGCCGCCCCAATCCTGCACCTTCGTGCCATCTCACAGGCCAGGTGCTTTAGCGTGTTGTCCGTGTTGCATCCAGAGAGGCCAccctgcccttccctccccgcTTCTCCTGCAGGGATGTCCCCAGCGGGGCTTGTCCGTGGCAGGCGTGGGGCCAGGGCAAGCCGAGCTGTGCGGAGCGGGTCTGGTGCTGGGGAGTGAGGAGCAGTGTGGGGGCTGTTCCCAGGGGCCAGACTCCttcctgtttttatttaaaccGGTTTCCTTTGTTACTCAACATAAtaaagttatatttttaaagagttaATTGCTtggattattattttattctttttaagagAGAAGAGGGCAGGTGTCTCTGTGTTTAACAGCTGTCAGGTGGCAGTTGGACTCTTTATGAGGCCCAGGCCTTGCCTGGAATCTGTTAGAACCTCCTGCAGGATGGGGCTACAAGGGATCCTTAGCAGCAATTGGTGCTGTCGTGAGCCTTGCTGGAGCGAAGGGATTTTTCTGTCCCATGACTCCAGGCTGGGCAGGATCTCACCTACTCGCTGATCCCCTTCCTGCAGAAGCTGTCACCTCAGCATCCTTTCCCCACCTACCTCGTTCGGtccagggctgtgccaggacCTGTGGTCCCCCGCGTCTAACCGAGCCCGCTCCGGCTGTACCGGCAGGTGTTGAGGTGCATAATCTCTGGTGTCTTCCCCAGGAGGATGCCTGCCAGGACTTTGCCATTTCCTGCACAGCCTGACGGGATTTGCCCCCTCCTTGGACGTTAGCCCTGCTTTCTGAGGGTTAGCTGGTAAGAAAGagctttcttctccctgtcATCCACTCGAGCGACCCATCTCATCTCCACTGCATGACCAGCTCTGTCCACGGAGCCCATCACCCTCCAGTTGTGTAGACATCTGTTTGCCATGTGGCCCATCCATCCCACCAGTATCCCACTGGCATCCTGCTGGCGTGAGAGGCGGCGAGCCCTGGGTTGTGCCGTCTCAGTGCAGGGCTGCGTGGCAGAGGGGTTGCCTGCAGCCTCGGCGAGAAGAAAAGGATGGTTTCCCCCAGCTTTGTGCTGGGGCTTGGTACGAGATGGAGCCACCCGGTCTGCGTGGTGCATGCATGGTGGTGCTTGGAAAATTGGGTGGCTGAGGGTTGGTTCGGGCTCTGGGCAGAGGGTTCCTGAAGCCCGGGGCTTGCTGGATGGCACGCCGTGGTGGTTTGTGCTCAGTGGAGCTGCCATGATGGGATTGGAGGGAACGCCCAACTGATGCAAAGATTTAGCGTTTGGAGCGAGCTGTGGCCCGAAGAGAGGAGGGGGGGCCTGGAACAGATTTCTAATCCCAGCTCTGACCTGCTCTGTGGTTCAGGCaattcctcccctccctccctctctgcctgttTTCCTCTCTGTAACACCAAGTTCCTCCTCCGGCATGCCCATGGCCACAGTAAGTTCCTTCCAAAGCACGTTGTGACGAAGCCCTGCTTCACTTgtgggctgcagagctgcccctctCCCTCACCCCACGAGCTCCTGCCTGCTCGAGCCTTGGCGGCAGCAATGGAGGAAGACTGCCCCTTTCTCCCTGCCTGTGGCTGCCAGCGCTCTCCTCCAACCTGGACTTTCTCCCCTTTCTGCCACCAAGCCTGGGTGCttctctctgctccctgctACTCCTCGCTTGTGTATTTCTGGCACTAaccctctctttctcttcctcccctctcctctccctcgcACTGGGTCGATCCAGTATCAAGAGCCCTGGCATCCCGCAGCCCTCTGCCTCCTGTGGAGCGTCCTGCGGGGAGCCAAGACACCACGGGCAGCATCCAAGACTACAGCCATGACCACCACGAGTGCCTCTGCTCGCCAGGGCTACATGGCTGcgccttcctccctcccaccacAAGAGAGGGTGGAAAGCGGCTGTGCAcaaggaaaagcttttccaaCCCCTCTCTGGGAGCCGGGACGGCCATCCTGCAGGTTCAAAGCTCAAAGCCATACAGCCGTCCCATCCGAGTGCAATAACTGGAGTTCCTGCTGTCCCCTGCCACTGGATGGACTCATGCAACCAAGGCGAGGCTGCCAGTGGCTCCCCGTAACCACCAGCTTTACCCCCAGTGAAGGTGTCTCCCCTCCCGTAGATGCTGGAAGATAGCGGTTAGCGTTCCAGTGGGCTTTCGAAAGGAGCAGGCTTCACGCCAGAGCGGTTACAGCCGAGCCGGTGGCATTACACACCCAGGCCCACCAAGCCCCACTCTGAGCCGTGTCCATGTGCCGGAGGACTCACCTCTCCGGATGGGAGTTAGTACGTGGTCAGGGTTTACCCTTGCAACCCCCCCTGGCCAGCTCCCACCTTCCTGTTTCATCTTAGCGCAGCTCTAGTTTTAGGGAAAGGGGTTCAAGCCCTGCAGCACCTTGACCAGCCGGCATTGCCGGaggctgcagcacaggctgggctgggagccGGCGCTGCGGAGCTGTGCAGCCAGGcctgtcccccagcccagcgTAGAGCCCAGTAGACTTCACCATCTATTTATGCCTTGTACttttgtaacaaaataaaagtttctCCTATTTACTGTACGCCAGCGTCTGGTTGCTGCTCTGCCGGTGGAGGGGaactgctccctgcagctcgTGCCCGGGCACGCCGGTGCTGCGCGGGGTGGGGAAGCCAAGCAGAGCCACAGAGGGCTGGCACCCCTCTGCCGTCGGCCGTGCCGGCCACGGGACCGGGAGCCAGGAGCTCCCTAAACTCGGCTGTGGCACTAGCCGTGGCCTTGAGGCAAGTCGCAGCCTTCCGTGGCTCCGCACCCTCCTGTACGGCGGGGAGGGCACCAGCCTTGCCGCTGGGACCGGGGAAGGAGTGATGGGCAGTGCCTGTGGGACCTGGGGTGCGGTGAGCCCCCCAGGCAAAATTCGTCCCCCACTGAAGTGTCGGGAACCGGCAGTGTCCCCACAGCCTGGGGAGCCGTGGGGCTGGATGGGTGAGGATGGGGGTGGCCGGGTGGGCTGTCAGCATCCTTCTAGTGCCGCTGGGAACGGCCACCAGcatcctctgcctcctgcctgccGTCGCGGAGCCGCTCGAGTGCCCAGCCCATGTCTGCCTGCAGCATCGCCAGCTCAGCTCACGGGACTGGAGAGGTGCCCTGGCCCGGGCAGCgtcccctggggctggggcttaACTGGGTATCCCTCTCTCCGGGGCGATGCACCTTCTGGTGTTGTTCTTTGGCATTcggggcacccatgggtgctctgCAGGGGGATGCTGCAGCCGAGCTCACCCGCAGCCTCTGCGCGGCGATCTGGGGCTCTTTCCCTTCACCCACCCGCTGATTTTCACGAAACCGGTAGAGCAGAATGTTTTTGCAGCCTCCTCTCAGCCCATTGTAACTAAAATttggcagcagctcagccccttTGGCAGGGGCTGCCGGCAGACGCCTGAGCCGAGGTCGAGCCATCGCACACCCCATCTGAGCGTCCCGTCCTGCTGCGGGGGGGGTcctgccaggggctgggagTCTCCCCACGGAATCCTCTCGGAACAGAACTGACACGGGATTAAACAGCCCAAACGCAGCCGGGCTGGTGGAGGATCAGTCTGAGATTTTGAAGCCAGGTCTGGTGGCAAGTGATctgccggggctgggggctgcagacCCTTTGCTGCTCAAAGAGGTGTGAGCTCAGGCTAACTCCCACCCGGGAATTGCTGCCTCGCATTTTTGCATGGGAGTGAGGTGGTTTTTAGAGGGCCGGGTACATCGGGCTGCCCGTTTGACCCCCAGTCCCTATATGGGGGCTTTTGTGCTTGGTTGAAGCTCTTAGAGGGTCTCTATGGAtctgcctccctccccaaaacaccTCGTCTGCTGGGCGGAGAGTGAGAGACGGGCAGTGGTCTCCTATGCGGCCATTCCTTCAGCAAGTGCCTTTTCCCTACTGCACAACCTGCTCCCAAAGTGGATCACGCTCACCTGGGGAAGGAGCTCTTAATTGCTGGCGCGGCACTGCACGTGGTGCGGTTCTGGGGTGGGACAcggaggggctgcggggaggcTGGCGGTGCTGGACACCCTCGTGCTGCTACCATATGTGAGCCCCTCGATGGGCCGGGGTACCCCAGACCCACCATGTGCCCGGAGGTTTGGCTGCGAGGGGGTAAGCAGCCCCGAATCCCCCTcgccagggcagggagggagcggTGTGGAGGCTGAGGGTGTTTTCCTGGGCTGCAAATGGCTGGGGAAAGCATCCACGGATCTTTCTCGTGTCGTCTGACCCCAGCATCCTCCATTGCCCTGTCTATGCGGGAGCTGAGCGAGATGGAGTCGGGGGGGGATGACAGAGATGGGGTGGCACCGGGGGGATGAGTAAAGCAGCGAGTcacactgattaaaaaaaaaaaatattaaaaaataaaaaaaaaaaccaaacccttttTGCGTTGGCCCAATGCCGCCAGGCACCGGCCCCACCCTGCCCTTCCCGCACGGTTCCCGCACGGCAGATAAGGCCGGGGATTGGCACAAGCTGCGAGGCCGAGGCTTCGCCAGCACGGCCAGCAGCCGCCAGCACCCGGCGTGTGGCAACAAGCTTAAGCAGGATGAGAGTGAAACTGCAGCGCAACGCGAAGCAGAGATCCTAATCGGGGCGGTGCTTTTCCATCGGCGGCCCAGCACCTACGGCGAGtttgtgtcaaaaaaaaaattaaaaattaaaaaaaaaaaaacaacacaaaaccaacaaaacgACCCCCAAAACTCTTCCAGTTATAGCTTGAGAGATGAGAAAAGTCTCCGGCGATGGGGAAATGGAGCCCTGGGCTGGAGGTGAGCAGTGGAGGACCCCCGAGTTcgatggggctggggggggggtctccctGCCGCCGGCCGGATCCGGGCTCGCACCGCCAGTGGCTGCCCCACTGCGGGACATTTTGGGAGGGGGTCGGGCCCGTCCCGCTGCGCGGCAGCTCAGAGGCACGAGGTGATTGCACCCTGCTTTGGGGCGGTCCCTCCCGCGGCGCTTGGGCGAGTTGCTGAGCCTCTCTGCCTCGGTTTCCCCACCTGTGGGAATAAATACCTGCCCGTCAAGCCCTCGCAATTACTAGCGAGTTAATCACCATATAAAAACGACAGTGATAcgatttttttgggggggaggtgggggaggaggaaaccGTTTTTACGACCGGACACACCCCAtggcccatttctccaggggggggtgggaagagcTGAACACCGCTGCATCTCTGCGTAACACCCCCCCCGAAACGATAACCCACCGGCtgtcccccccccttccaaGCACTTTTAGCAGCGGGACAGGCGTTCCCTCCGTCCTGGAGTGGGTGTTGGCTGGGGGAGACCCCCAGGGCATCCATGGGTGCTGCACCCACCGCCAAGCCCTCCCCAAGGACCCATGGGGAAGGCAGGGCGTTGGCCACCCCCCTCCTtcgccccttccccagcacccgcCGCCCGCGGGCGATGATTCACCGCAATTTTCCTTTTAAGGCCGGGCTCGACggggaggaagcagaggaggaggaggaggacactCCTTCGACCTCGCTGGCTCCTCCTGCTCTCGCTCGAGGCTCCGACGCTCAGCCAAAAACGAATCCCGGCGGCGGGGCTCGGCAGAGGCTCCGACggctcccggccccgctcctCGCCCAAGCGTCTGCCCCGCGCCCGCGTCCCAGCCATGGCAAGAAACCACCAAGTGCAGAAGGCCAAGCTGGCCGAGCAGGCTGAGCGCTACGAGGACATGGCGGACTTCATGAAGGCGGTGGTGGAACACGGGGACGAGTTGTCCAACGAGGAACGCAACCTCCTCTCCGTCGCCTACAAGAACGTGGTGGGGTGCCAGCGCTCGGCGTGGAGGGTCATCTCCAGCATCGAGCACAAAACCGAAGAGGGGGACGACAAAGCGCAGCTGGTGAACGAATATCGGGAGAAGGTGGAAAGGGAGCTGAATGGCGTCTGCAAGAACGTCCTGGCCTTGCTGGACAAGTATCTCATCAAGAAGGCGAGCGATGCTGAGAGCAAGGTCTTCTACCTGAAGATGAAGGGCGACTACTTCCGATACCTGGCCGAGGTAGCCACCGGGGACGACCGCAAGAAGACGATAGACAACGCCCAGGAAGCCTACCAAGAGGCCATGGACATCAGCAAAAAGGAGATGCAGCCCACGAACCCCATCCGCCTGGGGCTGGCTCTCAACTTCTCCGTCTTCCACTACGAGATCGCCAACGCCCCCGACCAGGCCATCTCCCTGGCCAAGACCACCTTCGATGAGGCCATGGGGGACCTGCACACGCTCAGCGAAGACTCCTACAAGGACAGCACCCTCATCATGCAGCTGCTCAGGGACAACCTCACGCTATGGACAGCCGAGTGCGCTGGAGAAGACGGCGGCGAGGCTGGCGAAGAGCCCAAGAACTGAACGGCCCCCGTGGAGCTGGGGACCGgcccccacctgcccccccctccagtCCCTTTGGCATCtcttcatggttttttttttttggtttggttttttttttttttttttggtttagttttttgcgggggggcggggggaaggcaTCTCAGCTCCCCCACGGCCCCCCCAGCCTGGATGCCGGGAGTGGGGGTGGCTTTGGCATggctcccccccccttccctctcccccatcctctgctctggggagggggaaaggagggaaggggggtgCCTCTGTCCCAGGGCTGCCAGCACCCCACTATTTAACAttttggctggggggggggggcccagccTAGCATGTGCCTGCTCCAAACCCCCAGAGGGCTGGAGCCACGACGGGAGGAGGTGAGGGGCCAGGACGGGGCAAGAGGGGGGGGTCCGGGCAGCCTCGCCatcccggggcgggggggtcgcGTATTGCCAAAGCCTCTGTGCGTCTCCAATAAACCATCTCCTGCACGCCTGCCTCTGGTCTGCCTCATCTCTCCCCCGCGCACGtgtccaggcagctcctgccgcGGCCGGGAACCCGCTTCGCCTTCCACCCGGGGAGCGGTTGGGTCCCCTGGGATCTGCAGCACCGGTTTGGCTGCTCCCGAACCCCCCCAAATCCCGCGACGGGGTCTCAGGGTGCCTGGCGAGCCCCGTCCCTCGGCGGCTGCCCGTGGAAGGGCTCATAGGGTGGGCTCTGCCTCCACGGGGCAAGGGTTTTGGCAGCCCCGCGGGCGGTGAGCTGCGGTGATTTCCAGCACTGGCTGCTCCGCGGGGTGCACCGAGGTTCCCTGACCCTGCTGTGGGGTGTCCCACCCCCTTGGTGCAAACCCACCGTGCCCCAAAACCCGTCACCGAGGCCCTTGTGCAGGTCCCCTCCACCAGCTCTCCTCTACGCCCAAGGGCCGGGGtacgggggggggtgtcccccctaAAGGAGCATTGGCAGCCACATGGGGACAACCCTGGGGTGTCATTCAGGGTGGGGACGTCCCCGTCAAGGTCCTGACGTGCTGGAGCGGGCGAAAGCTCAGCACTTCTGGCCTTGGCATCCGGCCACGGCGAAGGGTGCAGCTCACCGAGcgcagcccctctcctccctccgcCGCCAGCACGAGtttcaacatgaaaaataattacaataaaatACAGTCATGGCACCCTGGGCTATGAGCTCATCAGATCaagcgcagcagggctgggcaggagctggcctTTGATGGGAAACGCCAGGATGCCGGGAGGAAACGTGCCATGACTCAGGACGTGCCGTCCCGGTTCAGCGGGGTCTCCAACTGGGGACGTGGGGGACATGCCAGCCCCGAGCCCCGGCATGGCCAAAACCCAGCTCCTGGGGTGCCAGGAGGTCCTGGGctttggggaaactgaggcacaaccAGGGAAGTgacccctgccccccccccacgtTGTGTGCAGGGATTACGGGGCACCCAGTGTAAAGcccatggggctgctgctccctgtgcAGGGACCGGTCTGAGATGTAATGAGGTTTGCCAGGGCTCTGCCGTGGGAAAGCGCTGGCTGCTGTGGGAGGTTTAGCTGCGCAAACCAGAACCTGTTCGCCCTGGATGGGACACGTCACCTGGAGCAGAGCTAGGCGCAGAGCCCAGCCGCAGCATTAACCCCCGCAagattctcccccccccagcccctcacccaCCCCTTcccagtccccatccccatcaggGCATCTTGTAGAAGCAAACGTGGTTGCCGCCTTGGCTCTGCCAAAGACTGGGTCAGCGGCCCCAGCAGGTTGCAATTTGCTCGGCAGGTCCCAGCTGAATTGGGGGGGCCCCCGGCGGTGTTGGGGAGACCAGCCGGTTCCTGGGGGGAAGGCCAGCGAGGGGGCCCCGACGCTTGGCCTCCACCCGGCCCCGAGCGCTCCCAGCCTGGGAGCCAGCCCCAGACCTGTAATTAGCCAAAACGGGGCTGGCCGACGTGAAAAACGAGCCAAGGGCTCTTGCTGGCCCTTGACCCGGCAGTCTGGGGACACGAGCAGCCCGGGCTGGTTAAACTGGGGGGGGTGGCCATGTGGGAGCTGGGAGGTGCTGGTGCAGGGGGTTAACCAGGGGTGGCCATCCGACCCTGCTGCTTTTTGGGGCCCATGGGTGGCAGGAGGACAACGGGGCTCCTGCTGGCCTCCCAGGAGTTAACCGATTTTGACAGCGCCCAAAATTGCAGAGTGGCTGGGCGGTGTAGGAGGACAATGCTCCCCGGCCTCCCAGCCGGTCCAGCAGCTTtttggggctgggaggaaggcCCTGGGCCCCGCAACGCCTCCTGTGAGATGGTTGTGCTGCTGGGGAGCGCAGGGTGTTCCCTGGGGTCCTCCTGGCCCCCCCCATTTCACATAGGGTGGTGGGACCCAGACAGAGGGGACCAGGGAGACATTGGGACCCTGATCCTCATCCTCGTCCCATGGCTGGGGCGATGCTCTCAGCATCCCTGACACCGTGTGCAAGAAGGGGTGCACAGCAAAACTTTCAAATATATGTGTTTTAGTAGCTTTAACACCAGTAAAGCAAAGGAACACTGGTGCCTTGGGGCCAGGGAGTGTCCCCCACCCTGGAGCCACCCTCCCAGCAAGGGACTGGGAGCAGGGTCCGGGTACAGCCCCATTCacaggggctgccccccccaTAGCTAGTAGCCATGGGGCTAAGGCTACTGAAACAGGTCTCTGAGGGCAAGTGGGGGATGATGCCCCTGGCCACGCTGCCTGCAAAAGGCTCTGCCAGTCCTGAGTGGGGCTGGCGGGCTGCAGGACCCACAGCCAGGTTTGTCCCTTGTCCCCAGCTCTCACAACCTCCCCACAGGGATTCATCCCCCGGGGCCAGGGCTGGCTGGCTCCTGGCTGCCTGGCAGGGCCAGTTGAGGCTGAGTCGTAGCACCCAAGCGAGATGGTGCTGGCTAGCTGTCACCATTTGTCCCAGGGGTGGTGATGGGCAGCCTCCTGCCAGGCAGGTACAGGTGTGccaggcctgccctgggtgCCTGGTCTGGGGGCTTTTTAGTTTTTGGAGAGGCTTTTCATACCCCCTCAGAGAGCAC from Haliaeetus albicilla chromosome 16, bHalAlb1.1, whole genome shotgun sequence carries:
- the SFN gene encoding 14-3-3 protein sigma, producing the protein MARNHQVQKAKLAEQAERYEDMADFMKAVVEHGDELSNEERNLLSVAYKNVVGCQRSAWRVISSIEHKTEEGDDKAQLVNEYREKVERELNGVCKNVLALLDKYLIKKASDAESKVFYLKMKGDYFRYLAEVATGDDRKKTIDNAQEAYQEAMDISKKEMQPTNPIRLGLALNFSVFHYEIANAPDQAISLAKTTFDEAMGDLHTLSEDSYKDSTLIMQLLRDNLTLWTAECAGEDGGEAGEEPKN